A window of Mastomys coucha isolate ucsf_1 unplaced genomic scaffold, UCSF_Mcou_1 pScaffold1, whole genome shotgun sequence genomic DNA:
TGGGCAATCCTGCCCAACAGAGGGTCCTCTACTGGGCAATGGGTGTCAGAGCTCCCTCCCGTTAAGCTACTCAACTGAGACATCTACATCATGGTACCACAGTCTCCCAAGTTGGTCCTGCTTTCTTCTCCATTATCTTTCATGGGCATTTTCTGCCCCATGAAGCCCCCAACATTTgtatactttttgtttgtgttttttttttgtttttgttttttgtttttcaagacatggtttctctgtatagccctggctgtcctggaactcactttgtaaaccaggctggcctcaaactcagaaatctgcctgcctctgtctcctaagtgttgggattaaaggtgtgcaccaccacagcccggctaacATTTGCATTCTTTAAACCCTAAACATTGTACACATGACCTCCTTTACTTTTTAATCCTGctttaatattatttgtaattttgtgTAGTTAATTTTCAAAAGCTGGTAaaattttgtatatgtttatcATGTACAGCATGTTGCACTGAAATATGTGCATATGGGgcctgaggaggtggctcagctgttaagggcactggctgctcttccggaggacccaggttcaactcccagcacccaaatggcagctcacaactgtctgcagtTCCAGATCCAGGGAATCCGACACCcttacacatgcagacaaaacaccaatgcacataaaataaaaataaataaaatttaaaaaatacatgtatttgtgtgtatatagtagAATGACTAAATCAAGTTAATTAACACATATTAACGGTctcaaatcattttctttttgtactttaAACACTTAAAGTGTATTATCAACAATTTCTGAGAATACTCTATGTTGTCATTATCCTAGTCACCATATTGTACAGTGGCTCTGTTGAATTTGTTCCTTCTGTCCAGCTGAAACTTTGTGTCCTCTGACTACTGTCTCCTCTTCGGGCCCCATCCCCAACTTCTGGAAACAACCACCCTACTCTTTACTTCTATAGGTTCCGTTTTTTAAAGACCCTACATCCTGTGGCATTTGACTTTCTGTGACTGATTTGTTCTACTTAGCACAGTACATCCAGCCAGGTTCATCTCTGTTCCTGCAAATgggtttctttctatttttaaggtCAAATAGTATCCCATCATGCATATGTCCCACCTTTGcttcatctatccacccactgATGGATACTTGGGTTGTTTCTGTCTCTTGGCTTTTATGACTAATGCTCCATTACACAGAGGACCGCAGGTAGAGCTTCAACATAttggtttcatttcctttggatacAGGTCAAGTGATGGAGTTGCTGGATCTAATTTCTTAAGTAGATGGGAAGAccagtttttaaaactttcacGTTCGAGTGAAAACCTGACCTATATTTATAGGAAATCCAAGTCAAAGAGGCTCAGTACGCATAATTTGAAGTATGAGAAGAGACACGTTCTCTTCTTACCTTAGCAGAGCTTTCTCACCTTTGAGGATATAGCATCAGTATCTTTTCTCTTTGAGagtttttcctcatttttcctgATGTCAGCTTTGCTTGTTGGAggctctttcattttcttttctttttcttttttttttttttttaaatatggaacgcttcatgaatttgcgtgtcatccttgcgcaggggccatgctaatcttctctgtatcgttccaattttagtatacgtgctgccgaagcgagcacttcattttcttttttgttccttcatttttGGTTATGAAATACCATTCTTACTTCCTTGACACAGCATAGGAATTGTTGAATTGAACATTGGTAGAAACTTAAAGACTATCCAGTCTGCAGATCCATCTAGTTTCATAAATGCTATAGAAGGTCCAAACCAGTGTCTGTCCAGCATAGCTTGAATACAGGGGATGAAAACTATTTAGTATAACCCATTGCATCTTTACATCCAAAactaaagttttcttttctcttccttccttccttccttccttccttccttcctttcttcccactttctttttaaattttagttactatgtgtgtgtgtgtgcatgcatgcaagtgtgtgtgtgtgtgtgtgtgtgtgtgtgtgtgtgtgtgtgtgcagaaggtCAGAGGGGTAGCACATCACCTGAAGCTGGAGATACAGGTCGCTggaagctgcctgatgtgggttctaGGTATCAAatttaggttctctgcaagaacagtatgtgctcttaaacactgagccatctctccaaaccaaggtcctttcttttttaactttttaaattaatatatgttCTACAAAATAATGGGTTCTCCTGTAATAGTTTCACATATGTATGTGAcatactttgtattttctctattatCTTTTCTTGTCTTCACACCCTGTCTCTTTCCTGTTCTTATATGGTCTTCCTTTCACTATCATGTTTTCAAAATATCTAGACTctgtatatgagaaaaaaatggtttattttgtttgacaTGATTACCTCTGGTTCCATTTCCATTCCTATCAATGACTTAACTTCATTgtttatagctgaataaaatctatggtgtatacataatatatctgCCTTATCCATTCACCTGTTGTCGGGCATTTAGGCTAATTCCATAACAGCTACTGTGAATACAGTTACAGTAAACTTGAATGTTCAGGATCACTGCATTTTTCTGGATTAGATTCTTTTGAGTATATTGCCGAGGAATGGTATAGCTAGATCATATGACAGTtcggtttttagttttttggttttctctgaaAGAcccaccatactgatttccatagtgactcaAATTAATTTACATCCCCACTAGTTTCAGTTCTacttctagtttcatttctgttattgtgataaaatatcctaacaaaaagaaacttagaGCAAAAACAGGGTTTTTGGCTCAcgattccaggttacagtctatcaAAGCAGGGAAAACAGTGCCAGCAGCCTGAGAAGGTCACATCAGAAtaacaagaacagagagaaatgaatacgTACATGGCTAGTCCTATCACACatgcagtcaagagcagagagaaatgaatacatacatacttgcTACTATGCCTGTGCTTTTTAATATAGTTCAggacccctgcctagggaatggtgctgcctacagtgggctggattttctttcttttttctttcttttttttttgagtttttttttttaactttttttattagatattttctttatttacatgtcatatgatttctcctttcccagtttcccctcaaaaaacaaaaaacaaaacaaacaaaaacaaacaaaaaacaacaagaacaaacccctgttgcctcccccatccccctgcttgccaccccaccctctcccacttattggccctggcattcccctacactggggcacagaatcttcacagggatgagggcctctcctcccactgatgatcgactttgcaatcctcttctgtacacatgctgccagaacaatcagtcccgccatgtatactccttggttggtgggttgagtccctgggaactctgagggtactagttagttcatattgttgttcgtcctaaggggctgcaaagccttcaactcctttggtcctttctctaactccttcattggggaccctgtactcagttcaatggatggctgtgagcctctacttctgtattagtcaggtactatcagagcctctcaggagatagctatatcaggctggcttgtccttccttcaatctctgctccatagttagtctctgcaactccttccgtgggtattttgttccctcttttaaaaaggaatgaaatgtccatattttggtcttccttcttcttgagtttcttatggtttgtgggagTGGGCTGGATTTTCATATGTCAATCAATCCCAGAGACATATTTACAAGCTAACTCAATGTAAACCACCCCTCATTGAGACTCTTTTCCAAGTGATTCTACATTGTATCAAGTAGTCATGTAAAGCTAACCATCCATCCCACTACCAAGAGTGTACATAGGATAAGggttcctgggctggtgagatggcttagtggggaagaacacagactgctcttccgaaggtcatgagttcaaatccNNNNNNNNNNNNNNNNNNNNNNNNNNNNNNNNNNNNNNNNNNNNNNNNNNNNNNNNNNNNNNNNNNNNNNNNNNNNNNNNNNNNNNNNNNNNNNNNNNNNNNNNNNNNNNNNNNNNNNNNNNNNNNNNNNNNNNNNNNNNNNaaaaaaaaaaaaaaaaaaaaaaaaaaaaaaaaaaaaaggataagggTTCCTTTTCTGGAGAAAGTTTTTCTTATCTTAATTGCATACAGTCCTTCTCAAATCTGATTTTCTCTGTATCATTGGTCAACATTGAATGGTTTAAAATCTTTCCATGATATTAACAACTCTAACTTAAACTCTTCTTTAaattgttgtcattgttattattgttgttttctttttgagacagtttctcactatgtaacactggctggcctggaactcagagcaatccatctacctctgccttctgagtgttggtattaaaaggtgtgtgctactattTTTGGCCTGAaacagtatttattattattattattattattattattattattttgtttttttttttgagacagggtttctctgtatagccctggctgtcctgcagctcaccctgtagactaggctggtctggaactcagaaatctgcctgcctctgcctcccaagtgctgggattaaaggcatgcaccactaccgccgGGCCTGAAACAGTATTTTAAGAGAGAATTGGCCTTATCTTGCTGTCCAGTGAGGGGCCTATATGATGTCCCTCTCAATTCatatcacatttaaaaataaaaaaaggctcTCACACAGTATCTGGAGTCTTTGATATTCTGCCAGTTGAGAAGGAGGGTGTCCTCAAATTCTTTGCAGTAAGAACCCAACCTTGTCTTCCAGATAGAGCAGTATATCTTCAAAAGACAAAGTGAtagaattttttggggggggtgagggtggggaagggaggtttcaagacagggtttctctgtatagccctagctgtcctggaactcactttgtagaccaggttggcctcgaactcagaaatccacctgcctctgcctcccaagtgctgggattaaagacgtgtgccaccaacTCGTGGCTTAAAGTgataaaatttacattaaaaacaaaaatctgaggaggagctgggagatgctgctgctgataGCTCCAGCCATCACTGGCACCGCCCATGTCAACCTCACCTCCTCCAGGAACCCCTGGGGCCAGCTAGCCGTGCTGGCCTTTGCTCCTGAAAAAGACTGTCATTACTCAAATCTAAGAGGATTTCAGGAAATGATGACTTTTGCTGGTGACCCATCCCAGAGCTAACTAAGCCCTAGCCCCTCACAAGGATGTCTTATGCCAACCTGCCTGCCGTTGCTCTCTGTGTAACACACATTCTCCTCAGTACTGCTGATATTGTCATTGCATGCAACAACGAATCCTACTTGGTGGATGCTGACTTGGGAAGTCCTACACACATTCGGCACCATCTCTGGAGAGCACCCATGCTTCTCATCTGGTCATGTCTAATCTCCGCTCCTATAGGGAGCCTGAtgagatggagaagggaaaaaaaaaaaaaaaaagtgtagccGAAAAGCTGTGACTATGAAAAACTGTCACGGTGAAAGGACTAGACCTGCTCTTGAGTTCACTGCTCCCTGGTAGAGGTGGCAGACCAGTCTGGAGGTTTGCAGGTGTCCTCTGTGGCCAAGTGGCAGTTCCTAGCGAAGACTCAATATTCAGACACTGCTGGGGACCAGCCTGCGTCACTCACTGCTTGGGCCACTGAATCAAATGGCACTAGCTAGCACTGAGTGGTCAAAACTGTCTGCAGATACTAGGCAAAGCGGGAAGGTGGGTGGAAGatatctctgttttgttttaaagagatcAGTCTCCCATTCTCAGATAGCCTCACGAGTGGGAATACAAATAGCTTTAGAGAGAAAGACTTCCCGTACTCATCTCTTCTAATGCCATGAAGATGCGTTTAGCAGGGGCCCGGGAACAGTGAAACACcccaaggaaataaaagataGCCTCTCTCAGGGGGAGATAAAGATCATAGCAGCGTAGAAAATACTGAGTGGGCGGGGGAGAGTGTTCTGAGGGCCGACAGCTGGCTAGCGCGTGCATATGTGATTTCTACGGGATCTGGGCATGCAGCTGGCTGGAGGTAGAAAAGTCAAAGTCAGTCGGTATTAGGAAGTGAGATTTGGGTTGAGTTTGGGGGATGGGCAATCGGAGACAGGGGATACATCATCTGACTGTTAGACTAAGGAGAGACGGCTTTCCACGAGGGCCAGGGAGGAGCTTAATGCGTACAGAGGAAGTTAGAACGAGAATtatttccctctctgcttcctgccagtGTCAACCAGTCATTCTGTCTCTATGGACCCCTCAGCAGCTTGTGTTTTCACAGCCTAGGCAGCCGACCAAGTCATTCTTCCCAGGCAGGGGCTGCCAATATGGGGGCCCTTCTGTGGTCactcctgctgctgcttcaggAAGGTGAGTGGCTCCCTGCTCCCGTATATGACTGTCTTTATACCCCTCTGTTCTACTTGGCCTTAGGCTCGCAAAAGACCCTTCCTTTAGGGATGAATGTGTCAGCCCTTCTGTCGATAGGCACCAAAGGTTGATTGTGACTCGCTCTGCTAGAAACCTAGGTGTGCATGTGCCACTGTTGTAAGCTGATGTGGATTGTGTTGAGTATATACCTAGATGTGATGTAGCTGGATCCCAGGCTATTCTGGGGAGCTTCTACCCTGATCTCCGAGGAATGGGTTATGGCCTCTGAGCAAGATCAGAGAGGATATCTGCGAGACATGTATAGGGCATGCAGTTCCAGAAGGacaagacaaaaggaaaatggtGAAGAGATAAATGGGGACCACCCCCCCCATCAACTCAGGTGTAGTGGAAATCTAGAACTACAAGAGGTAGCTAGAGAGTCGTACGATACATGGAGCTAGAGAAGGTGCTCAGATGAGGATGCGTCATAGTTACCCTATTAACTAGCTGCAGTCACCAAGAGATATCAGCCAGGCTGTATGCATCTCTTTTTCAGCCAAAGGGTTTTCTGGAGATGATGAGGACCCTGAGGAAGTGGTTGGTGTCCTTCAAGAGTCTATCAACCTCTCTCTGGAAATACCATCCACTGAAGAAATTAAGGACATTACCTGGTTCTCTGAAAAAAACCTTGCCATGAAAAAGTCTGTGATACCAGTCAAGGAGGGACAGCCAGTTGTCATCATGGTAATGGATCCTCGCTACCAGGACAGAGTGAGCATCCTTGAGTCCAGCTACTCCCTGCAGATTAGCAATCTGACCTGGGAAGACTCAGGGCTTTATGAAGCCCAAGTCAACTTGAAGACGTCCCAGCTCCGTATCACAAAGTCTTACTATCTCCGTGTCTACGGTGAGTTTAGACTCCCTTTATTCTGGCTTTCCTGAGCTTGGCATGGAAGCTTGGGAGCTGAAGTAAGCCTTAAGAGGCTGAAAACTGGAAAGCAGACTGCCTGTAGTGTGGTCTGTTCCAGTGCCTGAGCTTCAGCTATGGGGAGAATGAACAGGAACAAGGAGGCATTGGGTACTGAAGCTGTTTCCATAGAGGTACCCAAAGCAGTAAGAAAGATAAAGATCGCTTATAGAGCATCCAAGGGCTCTTTTCTCACCGAGGAAATTGCTCTAGACAAACAGCTCTTGAGGCCTTTATCCCCCTGAGTGGTCTGAGGATTAATAAACATTTCTTCCCTACTTGAAACAAAATTTCTTCTCCGCCTGCCACATTGAATCTACTTTTGGGTCTTGGAGAGATGATTACACTGTAAATGTCTttgagagggggaggggtgataATATTCTGGGTAGTCAGTGGGGTAGAAGAGGATTTGAAGGTAAGAAGGCGTAAAGCTAAGAGAGTGATGTTAGAAGGTGCTAAGGCTGGGTATCTGTCTCAACAGATCCTCCGGGACCCTGCAACTACAAGTTATAtagttgttttatttggttttgcttatttgtttgagtAAAGGACCTCTCAAGATAGCAAGAATACCCAAGACTTGAGAAACTAGGAAAACCGACCCAACTCCAGAATGTTCAatggttctgttttcttctcttttagggCGGCTGTCAAAGCCCCACATCACTGTGAACTCTAACATCTCAGAGGAAGGTGTCTGTAATATATCTCTGATGTGCTCCCTAGAGAGGGCAGGCATGGACGTGACCTACATCTGGCTTTCATCACAGGACAGCACTAATGCATCCCGTGAAGGCTCTGTCCTCACTACATCCTGGAGGCCTGGTGACAAAGCTCTTTCCTATACTTGCAGGGTCAGCAACCCCGTCAGCCACATCAGTTCCCGTCACATCTCTGTTGGGTCCTTCTGTGCAGGTACCAGAGCCCAAGACACCATTCTTGAGCCTGTGCAAGTCCTATGCCTTGGAACACTacctcttttcttccaccatgccTGTGACTCTTTTAAAGGACTATACTAGGACTCTAGAACATAAAACTCTCCTGAAGATGCTTGCCACCAGATCGGGGAGTAGCTCCAATTTGTCAATTGCTCTAGATTTCCAGAGGACTCTTCTGCACCTGGCTTGAGACTGATAGCTAGATTTCAGTCCCTGAGCTTATGTGCACAGAATAGGTATTTCTAGAGCCATTTGGCACAAGATGTGAGCTGATTATTAGCCTAAAAGCCTGTCTGAGAAACTCTAGGTAGAGGTCTGCCCACTAAAATTACCAGTTTTTTACTGAACTacttccctttcttcccatccCAGATCCTGGCTACCCAGAGAAGCCTCCAATGTTCTGTTTCCTGGTCAAGAGcttgttccttctcttcctcttggtaATTCTAGCTGTGGGATTCTGGGTCTTCCAAGCCCGGAAAAACTATGAGATGCCAAGGGTGAGGAAGCTCAAGAGGAACCGAATCAAATTAAGGAAGAAGGGGCAGTCTGGCCCTACTCCAGTCTGATTGGCCTTTGGGGTCCTCCTCTGAGCTTTGTTTCAGTCTCTAGGGAAATTCTCTGGGGGGCTGGTGGGAGAGGGGATCCCTGAGAGATACCATCTGGCAATAAAATCAAGTCCCTCCCCCTATGGGGCAGCTGCCCCTGATGCTTCTGTTTGCACCGGGCAGCCCAGGAAAACTCTGGTTCCCACCCTCACTACCTGTCTAGGCATCTTTCCTGAAGCCCACGCCTCTTCCTCAGGCTTGCCTCTGGGTGGGAAAATGAGTCCAAAGACCCCATTAGGGTGACGTGTTGGTTTTTGCTCCATGCATCTTGTTCTCCACCAACCTAAGTCTTACATATCCTAAACTACACTGAGAAGCTTTCTCAGCTAGTTGGACTTGTGAGTCCTAAATGACAGAGGTTCATTTTGGATTCTGAACAAGTGTTATGTCTAAGACTCTTTGCTTTCCTGCCCCACTTTTATTCTGGCTGCAAATTTAACTCCTACCCAGTGTACCAAGTCTCCATAGAACCTTGCCCCACAAGAAGGTGGAAGGGGCCCCTGCTCAGTCTTTCTCTGGGTTATAGTTGACCTTGGTGACCTCCGTTATCTTCCTGATGCCAGCTGCTCTGAGCCCTGCTCACCTGGTAGAAGTGACAACTTGCTGGATCCATTGCCAAGATCTTGGATTCTTGACTTTCGTTTTGAGGTTGATATTGCTCCGCTGGGTGTGgcgatgcacacctttaatctcagcccttaggaggcaggggcaggcagatcactgagttcaaggccagcttggtctacaaattGAATTCCAGGATATTCagggggctacagagagaaaccttgtctaagtTGATGGGCTTTCTGATTAGAATTTTGGGTCAATGTAGAGCTCTTTGCTCTTGCTTTTTTCCATAGCTCTAGATCTGACATGCCTATTGTTATAATTTTCCCCAAATCATATCTTGTGTAGTTTACTTAGGCGGCTGCCAGGGTTCAGGGGGAGGAGCAGGTACATAAGAGAAGCTACATAATCAGTAGGACAGGGTGAGTAATGAATAAATAGGTGGAGGTGACTGATATAAGATACAccaaggagggaactgggtgagatCTCAGGAGATTTTAGTTTCACTCTGCCACTTTCCCCTGGTCTGGGATACTGTGTTTATCCAACATCCATTGAGCCACAATTCAGTTCCACAAAGAACACATAATTGAAAGGAAGACGCAGGTGTAGCTTCTTGGAGTTGTTCTGCTTCCGCCAAGTTGGTATGGGGTGGGATCCCTGCAGAGCCTTGGAAGAGGTGCCTGAGGGGTAGGAGCCAGGCAGCATGATGCCTTTGAGGAGGATGCTGATTTCCACAGCGTCTTCCACGAATAAGAACTTGAAGTCTCTGGTATAGGAAGGATGCATGGGGGGCCATGGAGACCAAAGATGCCTGTCTTTCAGGAAAACAGGGCTCATGATCTGACTCCTAGGGCAATCTGAGAGGAGTCGGGGACAGATCCAGAAGCCAGGTCCAGGTGCACAAAGAACATCTTCCCTGGGTTTCTGTGAAGGAGATGGGATCTCTCGGAGCTTAGGTAGGATGTGTGGAGGTTGAAAAACTAGCCCCAATGCACTCCTAAGACTGTAAACGGATACTCTAAGGACCAGGACCCTAGAAAGCAGTCCTTGGCCTGAGGTTGGTCATCTAGGCCTCCTTTTCATCCTGACCAGTTCTATCTTCAACAAAGGTTTATGGCTTCAACTTCCGTCATAGCAGGTGCCACTGCAAGGTGAGGGCCTGCTTGGGAAAACCACTtggtatcctttttttttttttttttcacagagagGGATGGCCTATGCCTGACGTCTTTTGGGAGCTGGCATACATAGAGGAACAAATTGTCCCTGTGTGACTGATCCAGGGATCTCCCTGCAGTTGGCAGATTCCCTTCTTCTCATAGCCAGTCTCTGAACAGAGAAAGTCCAAAACAGGCTGGAAAAGCAGGCTGAAACCTGGAAGCAAGTGTACCGTTGGAAGCCAGGATAGTAACGTGGCAGTGGCAGTGTGTTGTAAGACGCTCTTACTTGCCATTTGAAATATGTTAATGCAAACCACCACCATAcgtcctgccatgatgataacggactgaacctctgaacg
This region includes:
- the Slamf9 gene encoding SLAM family member 9 codes for the protein MGALLWSLLLLLQEAKGFSGDDEDPEEVVGVLQESINLSLEIPSTEEIKDITWFSEKNLAMKKSVIPVKEGQPVVIMVMDPRYQDRVSILESSYSLQISNLTWEDSGLYEAQVNLKTSQLRITKSYYLRVYGRLSKPHITVNSNISEEGVCNISLMCSLERAGMDVTYIWLSSQDSTNASREGSVLTTSWRPGDKALSYTCRVSNPVSHISSRHISVGSFCADPGYPEKPPMFCFLVKSLFLLFLLVILAVGFWVFQARKNYEMPRVRKLKRNRIKLRKKGQSGPTPV